The window GAAGCCGTTCCCGAGGGCGTTCTCCACGATGTCGTCTTCTGGAACTCCAATTTCCTCAGCGCCGCCCCGGAGGGTGGTGTGAAAAACGGTTTCGACCGTTCCCTGTTCGATCCCGAATACGCCTCGCACCGCGCTTTCATGCAGAACGCGGAGAGGGTGCTGGCCCCCTCGGGCCGCCTCCTGCTGGGGTTCACCGACCTCGGTGACGCCGACCTGCTGGAGTCGGTGGCCGCCGACTGCGGCTGGCGCACGGTCCCGCTGCGGCGGCACCTGGGCCGTTACCCCGAGGGGTCGGTCCTCTTCGAGCTGCGCGAACTGGTCCGGCTCTGATCCTCCTCCTCACGTGGGGGCCCGGGCCGCTCAGGCCCGGCGCCGCAGGGACCGTAGGGCCAGAGGCACCAGCAGGGCCGTGGCCGCGGCGAACCACAGGGCGCTGACCGCCAGGGGGGCGGCCACCGGCCCGCCCGCCGACAGCCCCATCAGGACCTCGTGGGTGCTCGACATCGGGTTGAGCCGGATGACCGGCTGGGCTGCCGGCGGGAACGCCTTCAGCGGGACCAGCCCCGACGACAGCAGGAGCAGCAGGGTGATGGGCGAGGTGAGCGCGCCCGACACCGCCTGCTCGCTCCGGGCGCGCAGCGCCACCACCAGCGCCAGCCACAGGAACATCCAGGCGAAGGCCATGACCACGCCGAAGAAGGCGAGCGCGGCCCAGAACCCGGCGGTGAAGCGGAACCCGAACAGGTACGCCGCGGCCACCGTCACCACCGCCACGGTCAGCAGCCGTGCCAGGTCGCCCAGAAGCCGACCGGCCAGCAGCGCCGGACGCGACAGCGGCATGGTGTACAGCCGGTCGAGGAACCCGGTGCGCACGTCGGAGTGGTACCCGACCCCGGTGCCGACACAGGCGTAGGCCGTGCCGAACAGCACGATGGCCGGGGCCAGCCGCGCGATGTAGGACTCGCCCGTGGCACCCGAGACGACCTCGCCGAAGATCACCAGGAGGGTGACGAGCAGGATGAGGGGGAACCCGAAGGCGTCCCCGAGCAGTTGCGGGCTGCGCAGGAACCTGCGCAGTCCCCGGCCCGCGAGCAGGGCGCTGTCGTAGAGCACGGTCACACCGCCTTCCGGAAGGAGCGGACGGCCGCCCACGAGAAGACGGCGCCCAGCGCGGCCGTCCACACCAGGGCCGGCGCCACGGCCCCGGCCACGCCCTCGCCGGTGGCGAGCGCGCGCAGCGCGTCGATGACCACCGAGACCGGCGAGGCGGCGATGACCGGTTCGAGCCAGCCGGGGAAGGCCTCGGCCGGTACGAACGCCGTGGACAGCATCAGCAGGGGCAGGTAGACGAGGTTGAGGACGGCCGACACCGACTCGGGGTCGCGTGAGGCCAGCCCGACGGCGCTGGTCCCCGCGGTCAGCACCAGCCCGAACAGCACCGCGAGCGCGACGAAGCCGAGCGCGGCGGGCACTCCGCCCCCGAACCGGAAACCGGCGACGAACCCGCACAGCAGGATGACCGCCACGGAGACCAGGGCCCAGACGGTGTCCGCCAGGAAGCGTCCGACCAGCAGGGCGCCCCGGTTGACCGGCATGGAGCGGTAACGGGCGATGAGGCCGTCGCGCCGGTCGGCGGCGAGCATCGGCGCCGCGCTGTTGGCCACCGAGAACATCCACTGCACGATGATCGCGGGCGGCAGGAACTGGGCGTAGTCGACGCCCTGCTGGCCGAGCAGCCTGCCGAAGAGCAGCAGGAAGCCGAAGACGAAGACGGCCGGGAACACCCCCAGGGTCACCAGGGCGCCCGCGTCGGCCCGGGCGCGGATGTTGCGCCCGGCCGTGGCCGCCCCCTGGGCCAGGAGGTTGCCCAGTCCCCGCTCCGTCGCGGCCGCGGTCGGTGGAGCGCTCACCGCGATCCCTCCCCGGTTCCGCCGGCGGGCGCCTCCGCGTCCCGGGCCGGGCCGCCGGTGGACGCCTGCGCGCCCTCGGGCGGGTTTCCGGTCAGGTGGAGGAAGACCTCGTCCAGGGTGGGTCTGCGCAGGCTGAGCACCTCGGGTTCGATCCCCGCCCCGTCCAGGGCGCGGGCCAGGCGGGCCACCGTGCCCGCGTCCGGCGCCGGGACGACCAGCGCGCCGTCCTCCTCCTGGACCCCGGCCGCCTCCGAGCGCAGCAGCTCCCGGGCGCGCCCGCGGTCCTCCGGGGGGACCCGCACCTCGCACACCGATCCGCCGACCCGCGCCTTGAGCTGCTCCGGGGAGCCCTCGGCGACGAGTCCTCCCCGGTCCACGACCACGACGCGGTCGGCGAGCCGGTCCGCCTCCTCCAGGTACTGGGTGGTGAGCAGGACGGTGGTGCCCGCGTCGCGGCGCTCGCGCACCGCGTTCCACAGGTCGCCGCGCGTGCGGGGGTCGAGGCCGGTGGTGGGCTCGTCCAGGACCAGGACCGGCCGTTCCACGATGAGGCTGGCGGCCAGGTCCAGACGCCGCCGCATCCCGCCCGAGTAGGAGCCCACGGAGGCGTCCGCGGCGTCGGACAGGCCGAACCGGTCGAGCAGCTCCCCGACCCTGGCCCTGGCCCTCGCCCGGGGCAGCCGCAGCAGCCGGGCGAAGAGCATCAGGTTGGCCCGGCCGGTCAGGACCTCGTCGACCGCGGCGAACTGGCCGGTGAGGGCGAGGGAGGAGCGCACCCCGGCGGGGTCGGTGCGCACGTCGTGTCCGTCGACGACCGCCGTCCCGCGGTCCGGGACGAGCAGCGTGGAGAGGCAGTGGACGAGCGTGGTCTTTCCGGCGCCGTTGGGTCCGAGGAGCGCGGTCACCGTTCCGGGGGGCACGTCGAAGGTGACCCCGTCGAGCGCGGTCACCTTTCCGAACGTCTTTCCGATTTCCTCGACCCGTATTCCCTGGACACCCACTCGGTGGTCGCCTCCTTGCGTTCTCTGGTGAACCCGTCACGCCCTTTTCCCCCGCGGCGGGGGCTGCCATGATGCCACAGCCGAAGCCTCGCGAAGAAAGGGTCGCGAAAGGCGGATCGCCGCCGGGACGGCGACCCGCCGCGGGTGGCGCCGATCAGGACGAGACGGGCGTCTGCTGGTGGAACAGCAGCCGCCAGGCCCCGTCCCTGCGGGCGTAGACGCTGGTCATGTACAGGCGGTAGACCATGTCGCGGCCGGTGACCTCCGCGGTGGCCCGGTAGGTCAGGACCGCGCTGTCGTCGGTGATGCGCACCAGTTTCGGATTTTCGAGGGTGAATCCGACGAACGGGCTGTCATTGGCCTCGATCTCCGCCACGAGGTCCTGTCCGGTTCCGACGCCGTCGTGTTCGACGACGACGGTGTCATCGGTGACCATTTCCCGGTAGAAGTCCGCGTTCGCGCTGGAGATCGCCTCCCATCCGCGGTGCTCCAGGTCGAACAGTTCCTTGAGCAGGGTGTCGGCGGTGTTGTCGGACATCGTTCTCTCTTTCCTTTTCTCGGCGTTCTCGTCGCGGTTCTCAGGGCGTGGAGGGCCAGGGGTCGTCGGCCGGGGCCAGGCCCACCTGCGCGAGCAGCGCCCCGACGACGTCCCCCGGCCGGTCGATGAGGTAGAAGTGCCCGCCGGGGAACTCCGCCGAGCGGAACTCCCCGTGGGTGACCGCGGCCCAGTCCCGCGCCTCCTCCGCGGTCACCTCCGGGTCCCCGGTGCCCCGGACGGCCAGGACCGGCGTGGCCAGCGGCGGCCCGGGGCGCGGGCGGTACCCCTCGATGAGCGCGTAGTCGGCCCGGATGGAGGGCAGGACCAGGTCGCGCACCTGCTCGTCGCCGAACAGCGCCGGGTCGGTGCCGCCGAGCCTGCGCACGTCCTCCAGCACGGCGGCCTCCCCTCCGGCGGAGACGGCGGTGTCGCGCTGCGTCCGGGGCGAGGGGCGGCCGGACACGACCAGGGACCCCAGCGCGCGACCGGTGCGCGCCTCCAGCGCACGCGCGACCTCGTAGGCGACGGCGGCCCCCATGCTGTGCCCGAAGAGCACCAGGTCGGGGCCGGCGGACGGGGCCAGCGCCTCGGCCAGCGGCCGTACCAGCCCGTCCATGTCGCGGGCCGGGGGATGGGCGATGCGGTCCTGGCGCCCGGGGTACTGCACGGCGTGCAGCACGGCCCGGTCCGGCACCAGCCTGGCCCAGGGGCGGAAGAAACCGGCGGTCCCGCCGGCGTGCGGGAAGCACACCACCGAGACGGCGCCGGGCGCGGCCGGAGCGCCCAGACGGCGCAGACCGGCCGCGGTCGCCTCAGGTACGGACACGGCGGTGTTCCTCCTCGGCCTCGGACGGCACGCGTGCGCGCAGCTCCTCCAGGGAGAGCGGCACCGGTTCGGGTTCGTGCAGCGGCTCCGGCCGGCCCAGGGGGCCGGAGGCCTCCTGCCAGACCCGGGACAGGGTCAGGTGGTACTGCCCGCGGCGCAGGGGGTCCTCGGCGGCGTCGGCCGCCCGGCTCAGCTCCGCCAGCCCCAGCGCGGCGGCCCGCGGCCAGAGCCCCGTGAGGATCTCCCGGTACCCGGGCGCCGAGGCGGGTCCCCACGGCTGGACGCTGGGCAGGTCCAGATGCGCGGCCTCGGCGTCGCCGTAGTCGGCCAGCTCCCGGCCGGAGCGGGGGAAGTGCGGCCGGGGGCTCCACAGGACCGGGCCGTGGGCGTTGGCGAGCAGCAGGTGGCCGCCGTCGGCCCCCGCGGTCACGCGCAGGAG is drawn from Nocardiopsis dassonvillei subsp. dassonvillei DSM 43111 and contains these coding sequences:
- a CDS encoding ABC transporter permease gives rise to the protein MTVLYDSALLAGRGLRRFLRSPQLLGDAFGFPLILLVTLLVIFGEVVSGATGESYIARLAPAIVLFGTAYACVGTGVGYHSDVRTGFLDRLYTMPLSRPALLAGRLLGDLARLLTVAVVTVAAAYLFGFRFTAGFWAALAFFGVVMAFAWMFLWLALVVALRARSEQAVSGALTSPITLLLLLSSGLVPLKAFPPAAQPVIRLNPMSSTHEVLMGLSAGGPVAAPLAVSALWFAAATALLVPLALRSLRRRA
- a CDS encoding ABC transporter permease, with translation MSAPPTAAATERGLGNLLAQGAATAGRNIRARADAGALVTLGVFPAVFVFGFLLLFGRLLGQQGVDYAQFLPPAIIVQWMFSVANSAAPMLAADRRDGLIARYRSMPVNRGALLVGRFLADTVWALVSVAVILLCGFVAGFRFGGGVPAALGFVALAVLFGLVLTAGTSAVGLASRDPESVSAVLNLVYLPLLMLSTAFVPAEAFPGWLEPVIAASPVSVVIDALRALATGEGVAGAVAPALVWTAALGAVFSWAAVRSFRKAV
- a CDS encoding ATP-binding cassette domain-containing protein; this translates as MTALDGVTFDVPPGTVTALLGPNGAGKTTLVHCLSTLLVPDRGTAVVDGHDVRTDPAGVRSSLALTGQFAAVDEVLTGRANLMLFARLLRLPRARARARVGELLDRFGLSDAADASVGSYSGGMRRRLDLAASLIVERPVLVLDEPTTGLDPRTRGDLWNAVRERRDAGTTVLLTTQYLEEADRLADRVVVVDRGGLVAEGSPEQLKARVGGSVCEVRVPPEDRGRARELLRSEAAGVQEEDGALVVPAPDAGTVARLARALDGAGIEPEVLSLRRPTLDEVFLHLTGNPPEGAQASTGGPARDAEAPAGGTGEGSR
- a CDS encoding nuclear transport factor 2 family protein, coding for MSDNTADTLLKELFDLEHRGWEAISSANADFYREMVTDDTVVVEHDGVGTGQDLVAEIEANDSPFVGFTLENPKLVRITDDSAVLTYRATAEVTGRDMVYRLYMTSVYARRDGAWRLLFHQQTPVSS
- a CDS encoding thioesterase II family protein gives rise to the protein MSVPEATAAGLRRLGAPAAPGAVSVVCFPHAGGTAGFFRPWARLVPDRAVLHAVQYPGRQDRIAHPPARDMDGLVRPLAEALAPSAGPDLVLFGHSMGAAVAYEVARALEARTGRALGSLVVSGRPSPRTQRDTAVSAGGEAAVLEDVRRLGGTDPALFGDEQVRDLVLPSIRADYALIEGYRPRPGPPLATPVLAVRGTGDPEVTAEEARDWAAVTHGEFRSAEFPGGHFYLIDRPGDVVGALLAQVGLAPADDPWPSTP